The sequence agagaaacgGAAAGATCGCCATCATCCAATTACATTACTGACAGACCTTTCACTCGAAAACCTAGATCTTCTAGCATTGACGTAAACCATAGGTATCCACCTATGGCACCAACAACCGTAGCGACATCTCCCGGTGCATTGAACAATGCCGTAGCAAGCAATCTCGACGATCAACTGAGTTTAACATCACTAAACTCTCAGCCATCATCGATAGCAAATATGATGATGGACCCTTCAAACCTAGCTGAGCAAAGTTCTATTCATTCAGTTCCTCAGTCAATAAACTCTCCGAGAATGCCTAAAACTGGAAGTCGCCAAGACAAGAACATTCACACtaagaaggaagaaagaaatcCGCTAAATAACATACACGATCTGTCACAATTGGAAAATGTACCAGACGAGATGAACCAAATGTTCTCCCCACCATTAAAAAGTATGAATAGACCGGATGCCATAAGGGAAAATTCATCTAGTAGTAATTTCATAATCCAAGGAAATAGCATGATCTCTACGCCTTCCGGAAGGAATGACCTTCCAGATACCTCTCCAATGAGTAGTATTCAAACAGCGTCACCACCAAGTCAATTACTGACCGATCAAGGATTTGCGGATTTGGATAATTTCATGTCTTCGTTATGATAAATTTGCTTTTCGTCTCTTGCTTCTCTGTAACTGTAGTTTTCCTCCTCccacatatatatatatatatacacttTTATACACCTAATAATATCATCGGCATTATGATTGCTTATACATTTTCATAATCAATATTACTGTTCACCATTTGAATCACTGCAGAAATATGCACTGCgccttctttttctttgcctGAAGCACCCACACACAAGAACAGGAATGTGAATGGCCTCCCCATCTCACTTTTACTTAATAGTATTCTGACAATATAAGGTATCAGAGAGTAAGACCATTATTAGGCAAACAATAATCTTCAGAATTTTTAGTAGCGCATTCTCAACCTTTCTAGGTGCGTTTTTCTAATGAAATAGTATCGTTTTCCTTCCGCATTCCTTGCGTAGTTTGTTGTGTAAATATAGCAATAAGAAACCCTATAAATCATTATGATGTAACTCCCGattcttttaaataattACATAAACTAGGAAGGCAAGTCCGAACACGCAGAGATGAGGTATTTGCACTCAATGACAAATCTAGGTTTAAACTACGGGGCTCCATACCTTATCTCTTCACTTATCAAAAGTaggcaaaagaaaagaaaataaatataatttctttttctgcaGGCAAGATTTTAAAAGAACTTGCGCGTCCTCTGTGCAATCTACCTGGGGAGTCTCGGGCTTTAACCGCTCCCCATTCTAAACTGCTTCCATTGACGTGTACTATACTGCTCACTTCTTGCTCTTCGAGCAACAAAATCTGTATTACGTTTCTTACACTAGTCGAGTGAAAGAGATAAGATACCCACTTTTACTTGCCGGGAGAatggaaaagagaaaacGGAAGAAAGGGCTTAAATacattttcctttaataTGAACATCCTACTGTAAGATAAAAATTGGATGCTGATAATGGAAAGGAGACATGTACGGTATGTACGGCAAAACCTCGGCGGGTTTTCGCCGCTAGCTCATATATTCTTTCGttaaattttaaaatttcttattCTAAATCTTCTTTACAtgtttggaaagaatttattgGAGAGAAAAATCTAGACCTGCCAAGCCGATAAACGAATGCCTGCGAAGAAATAGTGTAAATATTACTCCTGAAGGTAGAGTCATCTAGGCGGAGACGAAAACAAAGTTTAGCTTTTCGTGAAATTGCCCATTTCATGTTTATCAACCACCAAAGGTTAAATGGAGGTTtgacaaaagaaattttcttgctAAAGGttagcattttttttggaattttttttccttcgaCTGGCTGTAGTTGTCCTTCTATATTACGTACAACAAAAACTTTCTTGAATGAAGAATTAGTTCTATCATATAGACCATAAGAAAGAAAACGCACTTGGATAATTTTTAACAAAGAAGAGGGCAAACTGACGCTCACCAAGCTATTGGTTTGTTTGGATCAATCGTCAGATATGAAGCCGAACAATCGAACTTGTGATGTAATTACCAACAAAGATGAATCTCTTCCTGCACTTTTGCTGCCTGCACTGAACAGTTACACCTGTGACGATTCATTGCTAAAAGGACAAATTTCAAGCAATGGCAGATATCAACCATTCGGGTTTTCTGATTGCTCTTTACTGCCAAAGCGTTTAAACATTCAGGCAGGGCAAGGATCTATGCCAGTTTCTTCGATTCAATGTGCAGACCACAGTTATAGTAATTGGCAAAAAGAATCCGAAAAGACTAAGCTTCCCAAGCTTGGTTGCCCAACAGAGTACACTGAATACTATAAAACTGTTTCTTCCGGCGAAACAACCGATTCAGCGGTTGTTTCATCTATAGCAACGAACAGactcaaaagaaaacgtCAGAGGGACGGCCCAAGTTGTGACTCTTGTaggataaagaaaataaaatgcaATGCAACAATCATTATCTTTTTACAGGATAGGAacctaatttcatcaatttcttcaaatttgcATTATACACTTTCCCAAGACGACATAAACCAGTTTCGAATGAAGTTTTTCAGGAAACTGCCTGACGTGATGGGCACATATGAAGTCATAAAACACCTTGATAAAATAGTCCTTTTCAAAGCCTGCACCTCTTGCAGTAgaagaaaccaaaaaaatggaaagtGTCTTTTTTCGAGAGGATTTACAAAATCTGATATGAACGTATTTCCCAAGATAAATAGTAAACTTAAAGACAAAAGTATCTTCGAGATGACTGTCGATGATTATGTTGCCGCTGGCTTCCAAACCCTTTAGGTTTCATGCATGTAATTTCCTCCTATGTAAAATATAGGAATATTAATAAAACGCACCAATAATAAGTTAGATATTTTTCTGCAAGATATAAATTTGTTTACtcatacatatatattctATTGCGGGGCGCTCTTGTATAAGtaattcaataaaaaaccTCTATATGATACAATTGACCAAGCCTTCATTTACCATTCTATAtcaatttggaaagaagGGTATTTCTCTATTTGGGCTCTACATTATAACGCAATCTTATACCCATTGCGGATAGCTCAGAGTCCAAGTACTTCAACACAAATGGTATGGCCACCGTAGTTGTTTCATTACCACCAACAAATTTGTTACCTTGTCCATCTTCCCAAATTTGAGAGTCgtcaataaaaattttctctccATCTTCTGATTTAGTCAATAGCTTCTTTGCATCTTCGAATCTCATGGAACAACGACGGCAACAAACGGTGGAAATCGAACCAATTCTTGGCACACTCTGTTGCGTGGTCAAAATAGAACCACACTCGCGACATACGGATGCCTGTGTGTAGTCTGATGAATTTAGCAGACGATCTTGTAATAGAAAAGATGTACCATGCCCAATCAAAGCATCTCTTTCCATTTCACCGACACGAATACCACCATGTCTCTTTCTACCTTTGACAGGCTGCATAGTCAAACTATTCACAGGACCAGTGGAACGAACTTGGAACTTGTCATTGACCATATGACGTAATCTTTGGTAGTAGACAACACCAACATAAATATCTGCCCTTAATTCTTCACCAGTAGCACCTGAGTACATTGGCTCATTACCATGGTAGTTGTAACCCGCCTTCGCTAGTTGCTCACCAAAGTAATCGGCTGGGGTATCGTCCTCGTTAAAGATCCAAGGTGTAGAGTCCTGTGCAATACCATGCAATGCCCCCGCTTTACCTGCTAAAGATTCGACGAACATACCAATGGTCATACGCGAAGGGAAAGCATGAGGGTTAATGATGATGTCTGGTTGGATACCTGTTTCGCTAAAAGGCATATCAATGGTTGGCcattttcttgaacaaACACCTTTTTGACCGTGtctagaagaaaatttatcaCCAATTTGAGGCGTTCTTCTAATACGATATTTTATGCTAACAGTTTGTAGTTCTTGGAACTTATTGGATTCATCACCGATTAAATTTACCTCTTCGATATATGCTGGTTCAGAGGAGTGATATGTCTTGATTTTGGTCTTATTTAAAGTATCGTCAAAGTATGCGCAGATTGGATCACCCTCTTCAACATAAGTGCCAATGTATGGCAAACCATCCTCGTCTAATTTCTCAAGCCACTCCTTTGGCCATTCGTCATTCCCGAAACCAAAATGCTGTGTAATTGGGTCACCACGGTTTCTGTTAAGTGCTAAATCCACTTTCTCAGTCTTATACATAGTACCATAACCGAAACCTCTTTCATCTGCTGATTTGTTTATAATCATTGCATCATCCATATCATAACCAGTATACGAGATGACCGCAACAACAGCATTAAACCCGTTTGGAAAGTTATCCATGCCATAATCATCATATAAATTAGCTTTTACGATAGGCGTTTGACCTGTTTGCAACCTATACAGCTTATTGTCGGAACGATGGCACAAAGCTACACCCGGAGTACCCATTGTTTGTTTACCCATCTGACATTGATACATGTTTCTTGGAGACTGGTTGAAATCAGAAAATGGAGTCAAATTAGCCAAaatagaaagaatatttgtGGGCGTAAATTCTACGTGTGTATGAAcgttattttgaatttcttgagGAGTGACAGCAATGTTCATGTACACTTGCTCAAAAGGTCCAACAATGTCTTCTTTATCCAAAGGCAGGTAACGAACAGGACGCAGCATCCTAGAATGACCACCAAATAGGTAGAGACCTGGATATTGACCACGAGTTGAGGGAGGAACATATCCAATTTCTAGATCAATCGGTAACCCAGGCGTCTTGCCTTCAACTTTCCAATATCTCAATGTATCCGCAATGATCTTACCTTGTTCATGAGAGACCCAGCCAATAATTTTACCATCAATTTGAACACAACACAGAGAAGGACCAGCAGCAAAGGTGTGAGATGCCGGAGCAACACCAAGTGAGTATAATATAGAAGGAATTCTTGAGACGTCAGATTGCTGAGTTGATATACGACACTTGTGCGCAAAATGGTTTAATAAACCACAAGGAGAACCATCTGGTGTATGAACAGGGCACAGGAATCCCCACGACTCAGGTAGCAACTTTCTGACTGTGGTAGTTTTCAATTGCGCAAAAAAGGAGCCTCTATGAACCATTCTAAAATGAGAGATAAAACGGTAGaagttaattttttctgcaaCCACAGTATAACCAGAAACTTGTTGTAAATCTAACCCAGACTGGGACACCAGGTTACCAGTTGATAAAAAGTATTGCATTTTGGAACCAATGTTTTCATTAACCCTCATTAAAACTCTTGACATGTACCTTTTGTCTTTGAAATTAATGGCCATACCACGGTTAATATCCATCCTGACTTGAGCAATAATATTCTGTAAGTACTCAtcaatcttttcttttaggATCATACCATATAAGAAACCACCCAAAAGAACTTCTTGATGTTGCGTAGCATCTGGGTTATCTGGAGAACATTCGCCTGCAACCAAGGAATACAACTTTCTGATCATGAACAATAACATTCTGAATTTATCCTGGCTGCCATCCTTACCCAAATGCACGAGAACGATGCGATCAAGGACTTCTTGTCCGACTTCTAAATCAGATTGATCAGGGGAAGCTTGAAAGACAACACGAAATTTGTCTCCTAAATATTGCAAGACTTGTGTGCGATTTTGTAAATGAGGAtatcttttcttaaaacCACGTAACAGTAATTCTAAACGATCGGTCAAAAAGGAATCCTTAACGTCATTACCAATAATACCATCAAAAATTTCCCTATCGCTGGTATGACACAAGGCTTTTaaaatcataacaacaGGAACtaaatattcattttttctccaaGAAAATCTAAATGTAACTTGACCGTCATTTAAGTAATGCAAAACATTAGTTTGGGAAGTTTGATCCGGCCTGACAG is a genomic window of Saccharomyces cerevisiae S288C chromosome XVI, complete sequence containing:
- the RPA135 gene encoding DNA-directed RNA polymerase I core subunit RPA135 (RNA polymerase I second largest subunit A135) produces the protein MSKVIKPPGQARTADFRTLERESRFINPPKDKSAFPLLQEAVQPHIGSFNALTEGPDGGLLNLGVKDIGEKVIFDGKPLNSEDEISNSGYLGNKLSVSVEQVSIAKPMSNDGVSSAVERKVYPSESRQRLTSYRGKLLLKLKWSVNNGEENLFEVRDCGGLPVMLQSNRCHLNKMSPYELVQHKEESDEIGGYFIVNGIEKLIRMLIVQRRNHPMAIIRPSFANRGASYSHYGIQIRSVRPDQTSQTNVLHYLNDGQVTFRFSWRKNEYLVPVVMILKALCHTSDREIFDGIIGNDVKDSFLTDRLELLLRGFKKRYPHLQNRTQVLQYLGDKFRVVFQASPDQSDLEVGQEVLDRIVLVHLGKDGSQDKFRMLLFMIRKLYSLVAGECSPDNPDATQHQEVLLGGFLYGMILKEKIDEYLQNIIAQVRMDINRGMAINFKDKRYMSRVLMRVNENIGSKMQYFLSTGNLVSQSGLDLQQVSGYTVVAEKINFYRFISHFRMVHRGSFFAQLKTTTVRKLLPESWGFLCPVHTPDGSPCGLLNHFAHKCRISTQQSDVSRIPSILYSLGVAPASHTFAAGPSLCCVQIDGKIIGWVSHEQGKIIADTLRYWKVEGKTPGLPIDLEIGYVPPSTRGQYPGLYLFGGHSRMLRPVRYLPLDKEDIVGPFEQVYMNIAVTPQEIQNNVHTHVEFTPTNILSILANLTPFSDFNQSPRNMYQCQMGKQTMGTPGVALCHRSDNKLYRLQTGQTPIVKANLYDDYGMDNFPNGFNAVVAVISYTGYDMDDAMIINKSADERGFGYGTMYKTEKVDLALNRNRGDPITQHFGFGNDEWPKEWLEKLDEDGLPYIGTYVEEGDPICAYFDDTLNKTKIKTYHSSEPAYIEEVNLIGDESNKFQELQTVSIKYRIRRTPQIGDKFSSRHGQKGVCSRKWPTIDMPFSETGIQPDIIINPHAFPSRMTIGMFVESLAGKAGALHGIAQDSTPWIFNEDDTPADYFGEQLAKAGYNYHGNEPMYSGATGEELRADIYVGVVYYQRLRHMVNDKFQVRSTGPVNSLTMQPVKGRKRHGGIRVGEMERDALIGHGTSFLLQDRLLNSSDYTQASVCRECGSILTTQQSVPRIGSISTVCCRRCSMRFEDAKKLLTKSEDGEKIFIDDSQIWEDGQGNKFVGGNETTTVAIPFVLKYLDSELSAMGIRLRYNVEPK
- the SUT2 gene encoding Sut2p (Zn2Cys6 family transcription factor; positively regulates sterol uptake under anaerobic conditions with SUT1; represses filamentation-inducing genes during non-starvation conditions; positively regulates mating along with SUT1 by repressing the expression of genes (PRR2, NCE102 and RHO5) which function as mating inhibitors; multicopy suppressor of mutations that cause low activity of the cAMP/PKA pathway; SUT2 has a paralog, SUT1, that arose from the whole genome duplication) — protein: MKPNNRTCDVITNKDESLPALLLPALNSYTCDDSLLKGQISSNGRYQPFGFSDCSLLPKRLNIQAGQGSMPVSSIQCADHSYSNWQKESEKTKLPKLGCPTEYTEYYKTVSSGETTDSAVVSSIATNRLKRKRQRDGPSCDSCRIKKIKCNATIIIFLQDRNLISSISSNLHYTLSQDDINQFRMKFFRKLPDVMGTYEVIKHLDKIVLFKACTSCSRRNQKNGKCLFSRGFTKSDMNVFPKINSKLKDKSIFEMTVDDYVAAGFQTL